From a single Fulvivirga ulvae genomic region:
- a CDS encoding COG3014 family protein, translating into MINLYKSLIFSILLLFTSCATYYEVNREFNASFEKGRLEEADNVLARKEKKIEKSKERLLYYLNRGVVLSLLGEYRESNEYLEKAYLYTEDYRTNYLNEAAAMLSNPTFTAYRGEDHENLMVLYYKALNYLKLGEYDNALVECRRLNIRLNQLSDKYKSEKKYQQDAFIHTLMGIIYDAKKDYNNAFIAYRNALDIYRNDYQEMFNVHAPGQLKEDLLRTAYLTGFMDEYELFKKEFGMEDYKYEPNDGGTLVFFWNNGLGPVKSEWSINFAVLHGAGGVVNFTNDEYGFNFPFTVPYNEEDQSTSLKDLEFFRVAFPKYTERPEYYTQGSLQAGNKSYNLELAEDVNAIAFRSLRERMLKEFGKALLRVALKKAAEHGARKEDEGLGAAVGFLNALTEKADTRNWQTLPHSIYYTRVPLDQGQEKVTLMLKSPQTGTSHEEVFEYQVQKGETIFQTYSALDYKSVLDW; encoded by the coding sequence ATGATCAATTTATATAAGAGTTTAATTTTCAGTATTTTATTGCTATTTACTTCATGTGCTACCTATTATGAAGTCAACCGCGAGTTTAACGCCAGTTTTGAAAAGGGCAGGCTCGAAGAGGCTGATAATGTATTGGCCAGAAAAGAGAAGAAAATAGAAAAAAGTAAAGAACGTCTGCTTTACTACCTGAACAGGGGAGTGGTACTCTCCCTGCTGGGTGAATACAGGGAGAGCAATGAGTATCTGGAAAAGGCCTACCTCTATACAGAAGATTATCGAACCAATTATTTAAACGAGGCAGCCGCCATGTTGAGTAATCCGACGTTTACTGCCTACCGTGGCGAGGATCATGAAAACCTGATGGTATTATACTATAAGGCACTTAACTATTTAAAACTTGGTGAGTATGATAATGCCCTGGTAGAATGCCGGCGACTTAATATTAGGCTCAACCAGCTTAGTGACAAATATAAAAGTGAAAAGAAGTATCAGCAAGATGCATTCATCCACACCCTGATGGGCATTATTTACGATGCCAAGAAAGATTATAACAACGCCTTTATCGCTTACAGGAATGCTCTTGACATCTATCGCAATGATTACCAGGAGATGTTTAACGTGCATGCCCCCGGACAGTTAAAGGAAGACCTGCTGAGAACAGCCTACCTTACAGGTTTCATGGATGAATATGAGCTATTTAAAAAGGAATTTGGCATGGAAGACTATAAATACGAGCCAAATGACGGAGGCACACTGGTTTTTTTCTGGAACAATGGACTTGGCCCTGTTAAAAGTGAATGGAGCATCAACTTTGCTGTCTTACACGGTGCTGGCGGGGTTGTGAATTTTACTAATGATGAGTATGGCTTTAACTTTCCATTTACTGTTCCTTATAATGAAGAAGATCAATCCACGAGCCTGAAAGACCTCGAGTTTTTCAGGGTGGCATTTCCAAAGTATACAGAAAGGCCGGAATACTATACCCAGGGCTCACTGCAAGCAGGCAATAAAAGCTATAATTTGGAATTAGCAGAGGATGTTAACGCCATAGCTTTCCGTAGCCTGCGCGAACGTATGCTCAAAGAATTTGGGAAAGCGCTATTGAGAGTGGCATTGAAAAAGGCGGCCGAACATGGTGCAAGAAAAGAAGATGAAGGATTGGGAGCAGCTGTTGGTTTCCTGAATGCACTGACTGAAAAGGCGGACACCAGGAATTGGCAAACATTGCCCCATAGTATTTATTACACCCGTGTACCCCTTGATCAGGGACAGGAAAAGGTAACTTTGATGCTGAAATCACCTCAAACGGGTACTTCTCATGAGGAAGTTTTTGAGTATCAGGTACAAAAAGGAGAGACTATATTCCAGACATACTCAGCCCTTGACTATAAATCAGTATTGGATTGGTGA
- a CDS encoding penicillin-binding protein activator LpoB — protein MKNSLKSISYLLMIGLVAFGCSQRSVTRVSPDQQIDLSGRWNDVDSKMVANKMVQQFLNSPRYQQYASDNGKTPAIIVGYIKNKTSEHIDSDNYIKKFELEIFNSGLADLVESPEFREKLREERADQQEFASPETAAKWGREYGADLMLFGTMTSETDTYNKKKVVNYITTLYLTDMETNKRVWYGQEEIKKYIEN, from the coding sequence ATGAAAAATTCACTTAAGAGCATTTCGTATTTATTAATGATCGGACTGGTAGCCTTTGGTTGCTCTCAAAGATCCGTTACCCGGGTAAGCCCAGACCAGCAGATCGACCTTAGCGGACGCTGGAATGATGTGGATTCCAAAATGGTGGCTAATAAAATGGTACAGCAGTTTCTGAATAGTCCGCGCTACCAGCAATATGCCAGTGATAATGGAAAAACACCGGCTATTATCGTTGGTTATATCAAAAACAAAACAAGTGAGCATATCGATTCTGATAACTACATCAAAAAATTTGAGCTTGAAATATTTAATTCTGGCCTTGCCGACCTGGTAGAGTCTCCTGAATTCCGTGAGAAGCTGAGAGAAGAAAGAGCTGATCAGCAGGAGTTTGCATCTCCGGAAACTGCAGCCAAATGGGGTAGAGAGTACGGTGCTGACCTGATGCTTTTTGGCACCATGACTTCTGAGACTGATACTTATAATAAGAAGAAAGTAGTTAACTATATTACCACCCTTTATCTTACTGATATGGAAACCAATAAAAGGGTTTGGTATGGTCAGGAAGAGATCAAAAAATATATAGAAAACTAA